ATTAGGAGATATGAGTAAGGATATTTCTAAATTTGCATTTCCTAATGAATTAGATAAGCAACAATGTCATTATGATGCAGTTACGAAACTAGGTGGCATGTTATTGCTTATTTTAAAAACAGATCCAAGACAACGTCAAAATGATGAAAACTACTTTGCATTTGGTGCATATGCACAAAATCTTATGTTGTTACTTTATGAAGCGGGAATAGGTACATGTTGGAAATCGCCATTATATATCTATGATCCTAAAGTAAGAAAAACACTTGGTATAAAGAAAGATGAAGTTCTTGCTGGATTCTTATATTTAACGGATTTAGAAGAAGATATGCCTAAAGCACCACGTAAAAATAGAAACTTAATTACATTATATTAATATGTATAATTATAGAAACATTAATAAAAGCTGAGTCATGAATTGATGGACATCTATCGAGTTAGAGATTTAATCTAACTTACTAGAGTCGGTACAATAACAGTCTCAGCTTTTTATTGTGCAGTATATACACATTTTTATTTTAGTATTTATTTAAAAGTTTCTGCTAAAAATGATTCAACTTGTTCAGGTGACTTAGCATTTGCTGAATGAAGGTGTGCAATTTTATCGCCGTTTTTAAATACTAGCAAGCTAGGGATACCCATAACTTCATTTTCAACAACTACATCTTCTAATTCATCACGATTAACAG
The genomic region above belongs to Staphylococcus aureus and contains:
- a CDS encoding thioredoxin family protein; amino-acid sequence: MQSIKSNESFKSVINSDTPVIVKFEAGWCPDCRAMDLWIDPIVEQYNDYQWYTVNRDELEDVVVENEVMGIPSLLVFKNGDKIAHLHSANAKSPEQVESFLAETFK
- a CDS encoding nitroreductase — encoded protein: MELQQAIANRRSVKKFKRDMHIDDALLYQAIEKAADAPNHGMREPWRVVHVPKDRLGDMSKDISKFAFPNELDKQQCHYDAVTKLGGMLLLILKTDPRQRQNDENYFAFGAYAQNLMLLLYEAGIGTCWKSPLYIYDPKVRKTLGIKKDEVLAGFLYLTDLEEDMPKAPRKNRNLITLY